A single region of the Podospora pseudopauciseta strain CBS 411.78 chromosome 1, whole genome shotgun sequence genome encodes:
- a CDS encoding hypothetical protein (EggNog:ENOG503P5HD) has product MSPSTNTVPTGPILAAPPPWNTKATMYLIPFWTSSKTAANLPQKAYHPLEYQSSFSSPQASGKPLGGLSMVQIIRYHETPVGPYDELILCPGTFEYPLPDDQASSTKKKTGKAMRITRIYVSQKYTCSNGRKLWNLPKHLAKFTWSTPDPSNPNVQTLRVYPHDHTTPYDPTESTPSTTPLFKCTLKMIPYLPSFPFSNRWLPRLWIDVTLVQPPLPENSQASQEELPGTGEEWVKMGGYEQVSKKCKLMWADMDQREEGEGGKEEGNFFPGLKRWNLAVVMQDGEANFVDGERWAAPRHTL; this is encoded by the exons ATGTCTCCTTCAACCAACACCGTCCCAACAGGACCTATCCTcgccgcccctcctccatggAACACCAAAGCAACCATGTACCTGATCCCCTTCTggacctcctccaaaaccgcagccaacctcccccaaaagGCCTACCACCCCTTGGAATACCAGtcctcattctcctccccccaagcaTCAGGCAAACCCCTCGGGGGTCTCAGCATGGTCCAGATAATCCGCTACCACGAAACCCCCGTCGGCCCCTACGACGAACTCATCCTCTGTCCCGGCACATTCGAATACCCCCTCCCAGACGACCAAGCCAGCTCAACCAAGAAGAAAACCGGCAAGGCCATGAGGATCACCCGAATCTACGTCAGCCAGAAATACACCTGTTCGAACGGCCGAAAGC TCTGGAACCTCCCGAAACACCTTGCCAAATTCACCTGGTCAACCCCCgacccatccaaccccaatGTCCAAACCCTCCGAGTCTACCCCCACGACCACACTACTCCGTACGACCCAACTGAATCAacccccagcaccacccccttatTCAAGTGCACCCTCAAGATGATCCCCTACCTCCcatccttccccttctcgaATCGCTGGCTTCCAAGGTTATGGATCGACGTCACTTTGGTGCAACCTCCCTTGCCAGAAAATAGCCAGGCTTCCCAAGAAGAGCTCCCGGGAacgggggaggagtgggtcAAGATGGGGGGTTATGAGCAAGTCTCCAAGAAGTGCAAGCTCATGTGGGCTGACATGGATcagagggaagagggagaagggggaaaagaagagggTAACTTCTTTCCTGGCTTGAAAAGGTGGAATCTGGCGGTGGTAATGCAGGATGGAGAGGCAAACTttgtggatggggagaggtgggcTGCACCGAGGCATACACTCTGA
- a CDS encoding hypothetical protein (COG:L; EggNog:ENOG50KOG0218), translated as MNASSSSSDSSIIRREAPPAIVRSSNFTPRRPTTPTLDSSPDPSNAPLGLSSAAYSATYDASFAPSPFTAPSYFDAEEFHHHVVCAVAESRSAGVIGLATINLNLASSQIITIANESNYTTLKQTLSAMQHKPTTFITLPRITADRASSRLAEVLEDEIGWPTYTTTMPRGCWDKALGIINIEYYAYSDQIVPLKVILSSNNFYAACAFAAVVSYIESYHGLAIRAGALNIEYVEPSGVMRMDKAAIQALELLRNGRQAQPGDNTLFALANNTRTPEGRRLLTRSVLQPMTNEEEINLHHDAVETLCGDEDVFRKLRDWLKEFDGIDLESISGWLAIDHAVIRQPVQSGIVSSSGRHMSAAVGAHELSQAEGDLSRVLGLKSYLKNVQALHQLLQAADVTDHLLASVASKTGADKTGPTLGLLAAVLQEDAAYSRSAAEIGHARMWAIRALPNDAIDLARAEHRRTREEAEAYFALKLALFQEVLGEAAAPKLFDDKDKGLCFKFKWADVRQYVDTDEPQPGEIWGQAKIGCVRVNLGIRRGEHYLCQTDRLLELSQQLRVHSDIITKESDKYVLELRNAIAEAGYVADLTSIAKAVAQLDLICSHAELTTTHGYVRPKLGKELALIKARHPIMEARRGFVPNDVFSGDDTKFVVVTGTNMGGKTTYIKTIALIQILAQIGCFVPAERAAVPICDRIFVRSATNDNAAGNAGTFAVEMDEMSVILHGATNKSLVIIDELGRGTSTAEGLGLAAAMAEELVKKKSRVFFATHFLDLGKMLNAWHPSQVLNVHMTSHGSVEDGHATISLPHTVVAGPVNNWDYGLELASRYFPASLIESARHWSKYHQEQAELSRKERTSAEMKSAAEVALMHHMEQALSSQMSNMELAERLEVVTDQYKALEERGEVSNEGGEASNDNAEA; from the exons ATGAACGCGTCCAGCAGTTCTTCCgactcctccatcatccggAGAGAGGCTCCTCCAGCTATCGTCAGGAGTAGCAACTTTACCCCCCGCCGGCCTACCACTCCCACCCTGGATAGCTCCCCTGACCCCTCCAACGCCCCTCTTGGTCTCTCCAGCGCCGCTTACTCTGCCACCTATGACGCCTCGTTCGCTCCATCTCCCTTTACCGCTCCCTCCTACTTTGATGCTGAGGAGTTCCACCATCATGTCGTCTGTGCTGTAGCCGAATCTCGCTCAGCCGGCGTTATCGGCCTCGCCACGATCAATTTGAACCTAGCCAGCTCCCAGATTATCACCATTGCCAATGAAAGCAACTATACGACTCTCAAGCAGACTCTCTCTGCCATGCAGCACAAGCCAACCACATTCATCACTCTGCCCCGTATCACTGCGGACCGTGCCTCTTCTAGACTGGCCGAGGTCTTGGAAGACGAAATTGGGTGGCCTACTTACACCACTACGATGCCCAGAGGATGTTGGGACAAAGCTCTTGGAATCATCAACATTGAGTACTACGCCTATAGCGACCAGATTGTCCCTCTCAAAGTCATACTGTCATCTAACAACTTTTACGCCGCCTGCGCCTTCGCGGCC GTCGTCTCCTACATCGAGAGCTACCATGGCCTCGCAATCCGAGCAGGCGCACTCAACATCGAGTACGTCGAGCCCTCCGGAGTCATGCGGATGGACAAAGCAGCCATCCAAGCATTAGAACTCCTCCGCAACGGGCGCCAAGCCCAACCGGGCGACAACACGTTGTTCGCGTTAGCGAACAACACGCGGACTCCGGAGGGCCGGCGCCTGCTCACGAGGAGCGTCCTCCAGCCGATGACgaacgaggaggagatcaacctccaccacgaCGCGGTAGAAACTCTGTGTGGCGACGAAGACGTGTTCCGAAAGCTGAGAGATTGGTTGAAGGAGTTCGACGGGATCGACTTGGAGTCTATCTCCGGCTGG TTGGCAATAGACCATGCTGTGATTCGGCAACCCGTGCAAAGCGGAATCGTGTCGAGCAGTGGTCGGCACATGTCGGCGGCCGTGGGAGCTCATGAGCTCTCACAAGCCGAGGGGGATTTGAGCCGGGTCCTGGGGCTCAAATCCTACCTCAAAAACGTCCAAGCCCTCCACCAACTTCTCCAGGCCGCCGACGTGACCGACCACTTGCTCGCGAGCGTAGCGAGCAAGACCGGCGCCGACAAGACCGGGCCgaccctcggcctcctcgcgGCGGTCCTCCAAGAAGACGCAGCCTACAGCCGTAGCGCGGCTGAGATTGGGCACGCCCGGATGTGGGCAATCCGGGCGTTGCCCAACGACGCCATCGACCTTGCCCGTGCTGAGCACAGGAGGACGCgtgaggaggccgaggcctACTTTGCCCTGAAGCTCGCCCTGTTCCAAG AGGTGTTGGGTGAAGCCGCTGCCCCGAAACTATTCGATGACAAGGACAAAGGACTGTGCTTCAAGTTCAAGTGGGCGGATGTCCGTCAATATGTCGACACCGACGAGCCGCAGCCCGGGGAAATTTGGGGTCAAGCCAAGATCGGTTGTGTAAGGGTCAACCTCGGAATCCGAAGAGGCGAGCACTACCTGTGCCAGACCGACCGCTTGCTTGAATTGAGCCAGCAACTTCGAGTCCACTCCGATATCATCACCAAGGAAAGCGACAAGTACGTCCTCGAGTTGCGTAACGCCATCGCAGAGGCTGGTTATGTGGCCGACCTCACCTCGATAGCAAAGGCTGTCGCCCAGTTGGACTTGATCTGTTCCCACGCCGAATTAACAACCACCCATGGATATGTTCGCCCAAAGCTCGGCAAGGAACTCGCTTTGATCAAAGCCCGTCACCCCATCATGGAAGCCAGAAGAGGTTTCGTTCCCAACGACGTGTTCTCTGGCGATGACACCAAGTTCGTGGTAGTGACCGGTACAAACATGGGCGGCAAGACGACATACATCAAGACAATTGCCCTCATACAGATTCTCGCTCAGATCGGCTGTTTCGTTCCAGCAGAGAGGGCAGCTGTTCCAATTTGCGACCGAATCTTTGTCCGGTCTGCAACCAACGACAATGCCGCAGGCAATGCCGGTACATTTGCGGTAGAGATGGACGAAATGTCTGTCATTTTGCA CGGCGCCACCAACAAGAGCTTGGTGATCATTGATGAACTTGGTCGAGgaacctccaccgccgaggGTCTAGgactcgccgccgccatggcaGAAGAGCTCGTAAAGAAGAAGTCTCGTGTCTTTTTCGCCACCCATTTCCTCGACCTGG GCAAAATGTTGAATGCCTGGCATCCATCGCAAGTTCTTAACGTCCACATGACCAGCCATGGTTCTGTCGAGGACGGCCACGCCACGATTTCCCTCCCCCACACCGTCGTCGCCGGCCCGGTGAACAATTGGGATTACGGCCTGGAGCTCGCCAGTCGTTACTTCCCAGCAAGCCTCATCGAGAGTGCCAGACACTGGTCAAAATATCACCAAGAGCAAGCAGAGCTTAGCCGCAAAGAGAGGACGTCAGCCGAGATGAAGAGCGCAGCGGAGGTCGCCCTTATGCATCATATGGAGCAGGCGCTGTCTTCGCAGATGAGTAACATGGAGTTGGCGGAGAGATTGGAGGTGGTGACCGATCAGTACAAGGCCTTGGAAGAGAGAGGTGAGGTGTCGAATGAGGGCGGTGAGGCGTCGAATGATAATGCCGAGGCCTAA